The nucleotide window GGAGAGCATAATGTTTAATGGCTTGTTTAAGTAGTGTTGTTTGCCTTCTTGTTCTTGGTATACTTGAAATGAATCAGTGTCTAAAGCTTTGATACAATTAAGACAAAGCATGCTGGAAAGGTGGTGTTAATTAGCTTTGCTAACTCGGAATCCATGAATTAGATACCGTGCTTCGCATTTGCTTTCTTGGGTTCTGCCTCAGATGCATGTATCTGAAGTGAGATTAAGTGGCGATACCTTTGGACATCGAGCAATGCAATCTGTTTGGTCGAGGATTAGTTTAGTGAGGGAAAGGAGACTTTATTAAGTTGGTCAGTTTCATACCTTTGTCGGTGTCCTCATCAAACCAGACTCCGTTCACCACTGACTTAGTGGAGCTCTACTAAGCCGAAGAGTAAAGAAACCATATAGAATATGAGGAGGAAGAATTAGTGTATTATACTGTAACCTTCACCATTAGTGGTTTCTTAGATACTGAACGCCACAGTATACTAAAAATAACCTCGAAGGAGTCGTAGCGCAGGAAGAGCTCGACGAACAGGAGGTGCGCCACCGGCACCACGAAGTCCTTCCCGGTGCACTGCTTGTTCGGGATGATGTGGGAGGTCGACTCCGTGTCGGGATCGTTCGACCAGACGACGTGGCGCAGCAGCGCCGCCCCCGCGAACTCCTCCGCCCGCTCGAACACCCGCGCGTCCTGCGTAGCGAATGGCTGGTACCCGAACAGTATCTCCCCCGCCCGCTCCTCGAACGCCGCGTCGTGGCTCGCCATCACCGTATCCCTCTTCGCCCGCCCGTTCTGCCGGCGGCTCGACCCGAAGTGTCGATGGCCCGATGGCCCGCATGGTCACCTCGCCGTCCCCGATGATGGGGGAAAACTCACCCGTAAGCGTAGGTTGTCACGAGACAGTCAGCTTGGTGTCGAGAGCTGGGCTCGGATGACAAGCTTCAAGCTAAACACAAGAAGGAACCGTCATTAAGACAACTAAGAGATTCGAACTAAAATCTAGTGGCCACCATTTTGTGGGTCCCGGTAATTGGCTGAGCCCACCACGTCGGGTCCACATGGACCAACTCTGCCTGTACACAGCATCCACTCGAGTGCACGACGACCAAACCTGCCGCCGTCACACGGGAGCCGGCGGGAGGGGCGACAGCGGAGCCCATTTGAATCAGGCAAATCGTACGAAGCATTGAAGGCCACGTGGTGCGTTCCTCTGCCAACGCACACCCAATGTGGCTCCCGAGGAGACCTTGTCTCCGTTCGAAGCGACACGGAGGCCTGTCACGGAATCCGGCTTCCGTCGCCTGGCCTCACGCCACGCGTCCGCATTCTAGTCTACGACCCAATTCTTGAACGACTTCAGCCAATCTCTTGCCTTTCAAAAACTCCTACTGCCATTCCTGCGACCTACACGCTTCCCAGTGCACTGACTACAATGTAAAATTAATGGCATCCGCGTGGGTATCCGACCCACCTTACTTCGTTGACAATGCTTCAGCTAAAGACTGACGTGTCGTTCTATGACACGCAACGATTGCCTGCGTGGGGCGCAGGCGTAAGTTTTGTCGGTGAGGACAACACGCGGCAGGGAGGAGTCAGTAATTTTGCGGGGCATCAGAAACCACGTGGTCGACCACTCTCCCACGCGAGTCCTGTGCCAGGTAGAGTTTCCCCACGTGGCGACACCAAAACACCTCTGTCGATCTGTCCGGTCATGAGAACATGACACCTCGACCACCTTTCAAACTAATTTACTAGACTGACCTGATAGAAAGCTACACGTAGGCTCTCCATTTCCAATATAATAGAATGCTCGTTGGAACTCTCAGCCAAGGCTTTATTGGGGGTGCCTTCAGTTCTCGAGGTTAATCCCATCTGTCGTAATTTTCTCGAAAGCTATGACCGTTTCGGAAGCGACACTCCCGACCCGTCACCAGCTGTCATCATCGGACTCCGGGCTGTCATGTTTTCGCTACACGACAAAATAGCCGACGCGTGACGCTCCTCCTATAACAACTCGCGCCTCGTCTCCGACGGAAAGCGAAACGGCAACGGAGATTTCAAATCGAGAGCAAAAGAGGGGCCAATTCGATCGGCATTGCTTTCTCCTCGGCGATGGGGGGTTGCATTTCGTGCGcctcggcggcggcggtggtggtgggggCCGCGGGGACTGCGAAGGTGGTCCTTCCCGACGGTGGGCTCCGCGAGTACTCGCGGCCGGTGACGGCCGCGGGCGCGCTGGGCAAGGACGCCGCGTGCTTCTTCGTGTGCGATGCGGACGAGATGGAGTTCGACGCGTTCGTCTCTGGGGTGGGCGGCCAGGAGGAGCTCCGCCCTGGGCAGCTCTACTTCGCGCTCCCGCGGTCGATGCTGAAGCGCCGACTCCAGGCCGAGGACCTCGCGAGGCTCGCGGTGAAGGCGAGCGCCGCGCTGGTGGGCGCCGCGGGTCAGTGCGGCGGAGGGGTTGTGTCACCACAGGTGTTTCCCGCAGgggtgtcggtggcggtgcccatcggcgggagggaggaggagaaggcgcGGAGGTGTAGTAGAGGCGGTGGCGGACGGCGCAAGTTTGCGCCGGATCTGAGCGCCATTCCGGAATAGAGAGGTAAAAGAGGGGGAGGCGGAAACCTTGAATACAAGATCGGGCGGAACGATCTGAACCGTCCAAGTGAAAGAGTTCGATGGTCATCACGGGCAGACGTCGACCGGTGGATCGAGGATGGACGTTCGAGATCTAATTAATCGATGGGATGATGTAGGAGGTCGAAGCGATCGGAAGCTTTTGGCAACGCAGCCAATCGGAAAATTTTGGTCTATTAATtctgtaaataaaataaaatatttgggggatttctttttccaatttccacgcaaaaacaaataaaaaatgatgtcaaTAATACTAGAGAACTTTGTCGGCAATTGCAAGTGTCTTGAGGAGGCTATAGAATATTGTATGGGCTTCTGTTGTCATTATCTCATGGATTTGGGCTCGATCCATGTCGACGACTCATTTCTCTTCTATAGCAAAGCAATCAGGAGAAGCTGTGACCGCTGCAGTAAGACAAACGAGTACCGAGTGCTGGATGCTGACCAGCTATGGATGTGCTTCTACGGCAAGGAAGAAAGAGGGCAAGAGACGTCTAAATCAAcagtaccaccaccaccaccaccaccgtcacCATCCCACCCTTCCGGATCTTTTTGACCTGCTCACTTTTGCTGGCTCACATGAGATGCCCAGCCGGAGGAGGAGACTTCCACGAAAGCAGGCCGGCGTGACCTGCTGCGCTCCAGCTCAAGGAAAAAGCCACCCGTCACGGCCACGGGTGACCCGTGAGGCCAACCCCATCCGAAGCTACCCAGAAAGAGACCCCCTCCTCTCTGCATCATTGTCCTCGTCCTTTCCGCAAACATCTCATGTGCAATCTTCTTCCTCCTGTTCGATGCTGTCGTTCCGTACCTGCTTCCTGATGGTCGGATAAGACCACGAAGCTGAGCTCTCGCTGGACTTGAGGGCAGACAGATCGTTCGCGGAAACGTTAGATTTGATCAGAGGAAGAAGATGGACGAGTTGGTGCTTTGCGCATTCTCCGTGGGGGTCAAAGTAGCGGCGTTCGCACGTCATGGATTGGGTCAAAGCGAAGGTTAGTTTGGTAAATCTGCGAGAATCCAGTTGCGTCCGCTGCGTTATATGAAGTCCACTGATGTGTCTCAGCGGTCAGTGAGCGTCCCTCTCTCTCATGCAACACGTCGAGAGCCGGGAGAGATACGTGATGGGGAACTGTGCGCCGGTGTCGTCCAAGGTCAGGCAGCAGCAACGGAGCTGGACGGCGCAGTGGTCCTCCTCGGCGACGGCGAAGGTGATTCGCGCCGACGGGAAGATGGAGGAGTACGAGACGGCGGTGCCGGCGGGGCGCGTGGTCGCGAGGAGCCCGGGGTACTACGTCTGCAGCGGCGAGGCGATGCAGGTGGGGGCTCATCCGCCGGTGGTGGGGGAAGGGGAGAAGCTGCAGCCCGGGCAGCTGTACTTCCTACTCCCGCTCTCCTACTCCCACCGCCCCCTCTCCCTCCCCGACCTCTGCCTCTTCGCCGCCAAGGCCAGCGCCGCCCTCCGCCTGCCCTCCTGACGTGCATGCCATCATCGATTCTGTGTGCCGTCGTTAATAGAACAGCAGCAGAAGCCATTTTTGCGTAAAGACGATACGGCTAAAACCCAAAGCTATATGTTCCGTCTTCATCCTCGTATTCATATGAAGCTAAGATTGTTTCGGATCGATGAGGGTTGAAATCAAGAACCGGAAACAGTTTCTTTGCCCTTCTCTACGATGTTCACTCGCAGCAGAGCACGAACGAAACAAAGAGAGAGTGTCATGGGAAGAGCTtcgactcttcttcttcttccccttggcATGTTGCGAGGGAGCCATTCATTATTAATCTCTGGTTACACACTCAGTTTCCAAAGCTTACCGAAGtggtattcttcttcttcttcttcttcttcttctattagaCTGTATTCAAACCCTATATATAAGATATCATTTTATTCATCAGAGGATGCACAAAGCTACCACTTCTTACGAAGAAGAAGTGAGAAGCCTCATCTCTTCCTTTAAAGCTGCAGCCAAGTGGTCGTAGGCTTCTCCCCAGGCAGCACTCATTTCAGGGCACCACATCTCCGGAACTGCGTGCTTTATGGTATCCAACAACGCAAACCTCACCACCTGCGTAAAAAACCCATTGGCTTGGAATTAACaatcattatcaattggtttgagCGATTCTTCGATGAGTAATAACCTCGAAATGTTTATCGATGACGCCAGCCTTGATATGAGTGCCCGCCAACTTCTTCGACGTCGTCTCTCTCACCGAAACCTTGCCTTTCTTCCTCAGCTGTGTCGCAGACTCGCACACCTGCAACCGAACATGGCATTGAATgggggaaggaaggaaggaagggaaggaaggaagaagatatACCATGGTGAACACAGACATGGCATGGGATTTGAGGTTTGGGTTCTTGTCGAGCGGCACGTTGGAGTCGCGCAGGAAGGAGAAGAGTCGAGCAGCTGAAGGTGCGATCTCGAAGACCCTGCCAAGAGCAGAACACACTGTGTGTTGCCGGCGACGCGGTGTCGAAGAACAGAGATGGAAGGAAGCAGGCAAGAGAGGCACCTCAAGAAAAACTTCAGTGCAACATCAGCTACGTCCTTCCTCATCGCATTCCATGACCTCACCACGAGAGCCTCCTGCTGTTCACCGAAAGCAATGGCTCGAGACTCCCCCTCGGAAGCCGCCTCCATTTCTGCCTCCGACGATGAGTTACTCTCTCCCTCTGTGTGTTCATATAGAGCATGGAGAGGTCCGAAAGCCGAGCACAAGGAGACAGATGCAGGTACAAGTTGCAACACATGGAAGTGGCAAAGGACTGACACCAAATCCACCTACTAGCACTCGTGGCTGGCTTCTGCCACTCGGGAGATGTGTCGAAGCCATCGGCGGCGGCGGCATCTGCCGTTCCTCTGACGTCAACAGATGAGGAAGAAAGATGCAGTTATGGTATTGGTGGCAGAAGACGCGCAGCACGACTCGCGAGAAACATCTGCTGCTCTTCATCCTTATCATCCTGATATGTTGCCGTTTCTTGTTGCCAAAACACACGATCAGGAACTTGCAAAAACCCAATTTTTTGGATTTCAAGAAACTGttttttcatttttcattttaaaaaatatggaAACAGAAACCAACTTTTGTGACTTCCCAACATATCCTTGCAAAAAAAGATTACAAACCAAAACACAAAACACAATAGCCTTTTCCTGCAGTCTGATCAGATCATGTTTATTCTCCAGGAAAAGGAAAGGAGAAACATCCTTCTCCACCTTTGATTCAAGCAGAAACATGAGTCTACTATGTCTGTGTTGGACTCGGTGAAAGCTTGAACTGCTTTGTTATGTGATCCTTCTTTCATATAACAATCATGAAAGATGATGAGAGTAACTTCCAGTAGCAAGTGAAACACCTGAGAAGATGCAGAAGCCATCATCCTTTCGAACTGGTCAGTACAAGCCATGCAATCATCTCCTTGACAAAAAGGCAAATATACTTTTTTACCTTCTATGCCAAAGTTAATGTCAGGATTTCATCAAGGCCAACTGAATTATGCACAGGTGATGATGCATTGCAACCTCTCAATATACAAAATGCATCAGCTCTTTtgtacaagaaaaacaaaataaagaGAGATGCGAATCCTCTTTCACAGCCAGCATCGTGTTATTTGTCAGTTGATCTGAGGAAATGCTAATTCTCTGGCGAGCAGATACCTGAAACTGAAGTTGTGAGGTACCCATTCGATGATCTTTTTCGATCTGCCTTGTTGGCATCTCTGCATGGCCATCCTAAGAGTCTCGGGAAGGTAACGCTGAACCATGTCGACCAAGCTTTGCGAGCTTAGTTTTGTGTCCTTAGCATATGATTCTACAAGCTTTGGTAGAAGGATCTTCTGTTCCTCCCAAATACCAACGGTAGCACGAATGTACTCTTCCTTTGCTGATTCCAGCTGATGGAACAGTCTA belongs to Musa acuminata AAA Group cultivar baxijiao chromosome BXJ3-5, Cavendish_Baxijiao_AAA, whole genome shotgun sequence and includes:
- the LOC135639113 gene encoding allene oxide synthase 1, chloroplastic-like → MASHDAAFEERAGEILFGYQPFATQDARVFERAEEFAGAALLRHVVWSNDPDTESTSHIIPNKQCTGKDFVVPVAHLLFVELFLRYDSFEVIFSILWRSVSKKPLMVKVTV
- the LOC135638076 gene encoding uncharacterized protein LOC135638076 gives rise to the protein MGGCISCASAAAVVVGAAGTAKVVLPDGGLREYSRPVTAAGALGKDAACFFVCDADEMEFDAFVSGVGGQEELRPGQLYFALPRSMLKRRLQAEDLARLAVKASAALVGAAGQCGGGVVSPQVFPAGVSVAVPIGGREEEKARRCSRGGGGRRKFAPDLSAIPE
- the LOC135638075 gene encoding hemoglobin-2-like isoform X2, which encodes MEAASEGESRAIAFGEQQEALVVRSWNAMRKDVADVALKFFLRVFEIAPSAARLFSFLRDSNVPLDKNPNLKSHAMSVFTMVCESATQLRKKGKVSVRETTSKKLAGTHIKAGVIDKHFEVVRFALLDTIKHAVPEMWCPEMSAAWGEAYDHLAAALKEEMRLLTSSS
- the LOC135638075 gene encoding hemoglobin-2-like isoform X1, which translates into the protein MEAASEGESRAIAFGEQQEALVVRSWNAMRKDVADVALKFFLRVFEIAPSAARLFSFLRDSNVPLDKNPNLKSHAMSVFTMVYLLPSFPSFLPSPIQCHVRLQVCESATQLRKKGKVSVRETTSKKLAGTHIKAGVIDKHFEVVRFALLDTIKHAVPEMWCPEMSAAWGEAYDHLAAALKEEMRLLTSSS